The following coding sequences are from one Coffea arabica cultivar ET-39 chromosome 11e, Coffea Arabica ET-39 HiFi, whole genome shotgun sequence window:
- the LOC140021652 gene encoding uncharacterized protein: protein MTCVIPEWAKEVMESYQGDEEVQEMIKGLVLTPGSLQDYSYQDGIVRYKGRVVVGKEGGIRRKIIIAIHDSQLGGHSGVQVNYLRAKRLFHWPECTRKSKLQYCSVILVESARMSIMLILVSCNPYPHLSTPEAMSP, encoded by the coding sequence ATGACCTGTGTCATCCCTGAATGGGCAAAGGAGGTGATGGAGAGTTACCAAGGGGATGAAGAAGTTCAGGAGATGATCAAGGGACTGGTTCTCACACCTGGCTCCCTGCAGGACTACTCTTACCAAGATGGAATAGTTAGATACAAAGGGAGAGTAGTGGTGGGAAAAGAAGGAGGAATTAGGAGGAAAATCATCATTGCCATCCATGATTCCCAGCTAGGAGGACATTCTGGGGTGCAGGTCAATTATCTAAGGGCCAAACGCCTTTTTCACTGGCCAGAATGTACAAGGAAGTCAAAGCTACAGTACTGCAGTGTGATACTTGTAGAAAGTGCAAGGATGAGCATAATGCTTATCCTGGTCTCCTGCAACCCTTACCCACACCTCAGTACTCCTGAAGCCATGTCACCATAG
- the LOC140021650 gene encoding uncharacterized protein: MDKTWMKISNRKDKAYELGVKNFLKFAYSQKVENQKIPCPCTQCNNFCNQTKTVVEDHLLTQGIRKSYTRWIHHGEQFRHQNCGDSTEHGDGEEDSDTEDLNDMLHDIGTAQWGDNWAGREESTDDSLNANHSDTDNFLKLLEDAKKELYPGNHFYSKLSFVVTLLHLKTMSGWTIKSFNALLEIFRHALPPEATVPKSFADAKKLIRDLGFKSEKIHACVNDCVLFRKENENLDTCPNLNCKEPRYKMAGSRVPCKVLRYFPLKPRLQRLYTHKEIASDMRWHKEKCVHDDNIMRHPADSEAWKHFDRLHPDFAVDPRNVRLGLATDGFNPFGTMSSAYSIWPIYLVPYNLPPWKCMRDPFFFLSMLIPGPKSPGNEIDVYMEPLIDELNEMWLGVETYDAYSGKKFDLRAALLWTINDFSAYAMLSGWSTKGYQACPICMVETTCVHLPHRKKLCYTGHRRFLPIDHSWRREKKPFDGNVDFRNPVAPLSGNEILDQVQNMEVNFGKTKAQSNAKKRKRSESGLNWTKKSCFFELPYWADLLLRHNLDLMHVSKNVSEAVIATIMDIENKTKDHWLCRQDLKDLGLKKELHLIPNGDSYIMPHACYSLTKEEKKKVCEFLNSVKYPDGFASNICRCIKNGQFQISGMKSHDFHIFIQRLLPLAIRGSLTKEVRQVLFELSEFFKKLCARTLHREVLEELGQKIAVILCKLERLFPPAFFDIMMHLMVHLPAEAILGGPAQYRWMFPFERHMAVLKSYVGNKARPEGCIAERYIDKECLTFCSMYLDNIDTIFNKPERNNDRGYNTGELSIFSCPGRPFGGPKRGNFLDSELEKIHTFILNNCDELEDYINAHKMELEAESAENVDQRHDREFAKWVKQRVKLSLLGYVWQRGFQWRASSISIWARQPSLHVYGLHG; encoded by the exons ATGGATAAAACTTGGATGAAGATTAGCAATAGGAAGGACAAGGCTTATGAACTCGGAGTCAAAAATTTCCTCAAGTTTGCATATtctcaaaaagttgaaaatcagaaaatcccaTGCCCATGTACACAATGCAATAATTTTTGTAACCAAACTAAAACAGTTGTGGAGGATCATTTATTGACTCAAGGCATTCGTAAAAGCTACACAAGATGGATACACCATGGGGAACAATTTCGACACCAAAATTGTGGGGATAGTACTGAACATGGGGATGGAGAGGAGGATAGTGATACTGAAGATTTAAATGACATGTTGCACGACATTGGGACAGCACAATGGGGGGACAATTGGGCTGGTAGGGAAGAATCAACGGATGATAGTCTAAATGCGAATCATAGTGACACAGATAACTTTCTTAAATTGTTAGAAGATGCAAAAAAGGAGCTGTATCCAGGGAATCATTTTTACTCAAAGCTATCCTTTGTAGTCACTTTGCTCCATTTGAAAACAATGAGCGGGTGGACTATAAAGTCCTTCAATgcattgctggaaatttttagGCATGCACTACCTCCTGAAGCCACAGTTCCCAAGTCTTTTGCTGATGCTAAGAAGCTCATTCGAGACTTAGGTTTTAAATCTGAAAAAATCCATGCTTGTGTCAATGATTGTGTTCTCTTCCgcaaggaaaatgaaaatttagacACTTGTCCAAATCTAAATTGTAAAGAACCTCGCTACAAGATGGCAGGTTCAAGAGTTCCATGCAAAGTTTTGCGTTACTTTCCTTTGAAGCCTAGGCTGCAACGATTATATACCCACAAAGAAATAGCTTCAGATATGAGATGGCATAAAGAAAAGTGTGTGCATGATGATAACATCATGCGGCATCCAGCAGACAGTGAAGCATGGAAACACTTTGATAGGTTGCATCCGGACTTCGCCGTTGATCCTAGAAATGTGAGGTTAGGTCTTGCAACTGATGGTTTCAATCCTTTTGGGACCATGAGTAGTGCTTATAGCATCTGGCCTATTTATCTAGTGCCATACAATCTGCCCCCTTGGAAGTGTATGAGagatcctttctttttcctatcAATGCTAATTCCTGGGCCTAAATCCCCGGGAAATGAGATTGATGTTTACATGGAGCCTCTAATAGATGAACTGAATGAAATGTGGCTTGGTGTTGAAACATATGATGCATATAGTGGCAAGAAATTTGACCTCCGGGCAGCTTTACTATGGACTATAAATGATTTTTCAGCTTATGCAATGCTGTCCGGATGGAGTACGAAAGGGTATCAAGCATGTCCTATTTGCATGGTTGAGACAACTTGCGTACATTTACCACACCGAAAAAAGTTGTGTTACACAGGTCATCGCCGCTTCTTACCCATTGACCATTCTTGGCGGCGAGAAAAAAAACCTTTCGATGGCAATGTGGACTTTAGGAATCCTGTTGCACCTTTATctggaaatgaaattttggatcaGGTACAAAATATGGAGGTAAATTTTGGGAAGACCAAGGCGCAATCCAATGCAAAGAAACGCAAGCGTTCTGAGAGTGGTTTGAACTGGACAAAGAAAAGTTGTTTCTTTGAGTTACCATATTGGGCAGACCTCCTTCTTAGGCATAATTTGGATTTAATGCATGTGTCAAAAAATGTCTCAGAGGCTGTCATTGCCACAATTATGGATATTGAAAACAAAACCAAAGACCACTGGTTGTGTCGTCAAGATTTGAAGGATTTGGGTTTGAAAAAAGAGCTACATTTGATTCCAAATGGCGACTCTTATATCATGCCACATGCCTGTTACAGCCTAAccaaggaggagaaaaaaaaagtatgtgAGTTCTTGAATTCTGTCAAATATCCAGATGGGTTTGCCTCAAACATTTGCCGATGTATAAAGAATGGCCAGTTTCAAATTTCTGGAATGAAAAGTCATGACTTCCACATTTTTATACAAAGGCTACTCCCACTTGCAATCCGtggaagtttaacaaaagaagtTCGGCAAGTGCTATTCGAGTTAAGTGAATTCTTCAAAAAATTATGTGCTAGAACATTACATAGAGAGGTTCTGGAGGAGTTAGGCCAAAAAATTGCAGTCATCTTATGTAAATTAGAGAGGTTGTTCCCTCCAGCTTTCTTCGATATAATGATGCACTTGATGGTTCACTTGCCTGCTGAAGCTATCCTTGGCGGTCCAGCTCAATATCGTTGGATGTTCCCATTTGAGAG ACATATGGCAGTGCTGAAAAGTTATGTTGGGAATAAGGCCCGGCCAGAGGGATGCATTGCTGAGCGGTACATAGATAAAGAATGCTTGACATTCTGCTCTATGTACCTAGACAATATTGATACGATATTCAACAAGCCTGAACGAAACAATGATAGGGGATATAATACTGGTGAATTGTCCATTTTTTCATGCCCTGGTCGTCCATTTGGAGGGCCCAAAAGGGGCAATTTCCTTGACTCAGAGCTGGaaaaaattcatacatttataTTGAACAATTGTGATGAGCTTGAGGACTATATAAA TGCGCATAAAATGGAGTTGGAGGCAGAGAGTGCTGAAAATGTGGACCAAAGGCACGATAGAGAATTTGCAAAATGGGTTAAACAGCGT GTGAAATTGTCCTTACTAGGTTATGTATGGCAGCGAGGCTTCCAATGGCGAGCTTCGAGCATTAGCATTTGGGCTAGACAACCGAGTTTGCATGTATACGGGCTGCATGGTTAA
- the LOC113718120 gene encoding uncharacterized protein isoform X1, protein MLLSARRRGRTRNLSLSKKREANETLTIEIDDCIRRIVGKDSQYFITEGGCVVRKAARLNVPKWSHLNPGDREGIYSTVTDDFRFPEHITSKTAINRQLNTQYRNHRYRLHKYFQSFESRQEALRQVPEGVSEEDWKWLVSYFENDEFKKISERNKQNRAKNDCHTTVGTKSLARVVEEKKRKEDVELSEIDMFELSRKSKKSGGLVNDKAKETLDKMRELQATTSMTSKEICEQELGYIPGHIRGRSATKKQAAEVERWRHEIEDSRKRADEAEK, encoded by the exons ATGCTGCTGTCAGCAAGAAGAAGAGGACGTACACGAAATCTATCATTATCAAAAAAAAGGGAGGCTAATGAGACGCTCAccattgaaattgatgattgtaTTCGGCGGATTGTTGGGAAGGATTCTCAATACTTCATCACAGAAGGGGGTTGTGTTGTTAGGAAGGCTGCTAGGCTTAATGTTCCAAAGTGGTCCCATCTCAATCCCGGTGACCGAGAAGGCATATACAGCACGGTTACG GATGACTTTCGATTTCCAGAGCACATCACCTCAAAAACTGCTATTAATAGGCAGTTAAACACACAATATCGAAACCATCGATATCGGCTTCACAAGTATTTCCAGAGTTTTGAATCAAGGCAAGAAGCATTGAGGCAAGTTCCTGAAGGTGTGAGTGAAGAAGATTGGAAGTGGCTGGTCAGCTActttgaaaatgatgaatttaaG AAAATTAGTGAACGTAACAAGCAAAATCGTGCCAAAAATGACTGCCACACTACTGTTGGCACAAAATCGCTTGCAAGAGTTGTTGAGGAAAAG aaaaggaaagaagatgtCGAGCTTTCAGAGATAGACATGTTTGAGTTAAGTCGAAAGTCAAAGAAGTCAGGGGGGCTGGTAAATGACAAAGCAAAAGAGACCTTG GACAAAATGAGGGAATTGCAGGCTACAACTTCAATGACTAGCAAGGAAATATGCGAGCAAGAACTTGGTTACATACCTGGACACATCCGCGGTCGTAGTGCAACCAAGAAGCAAGCTGCTGAGGTAGAACGCTGGAGGCATGAGATTGAGGACAGCCGAAAAAGAGCAGATGAAGCAGAAAAATGA
- the LOC113718120 gene encoding uncharacterized protein isoform X2, whose protein sequence is MLLSARRRGRTRNLSLSKKREANETLTIEIDDCIRRIVGKDSQYFITEGGCVVRKAARLNVPKWSHLNPGDREGIYSTVTDDFRFPEHITSKTAINRQLNTQYRNHRYRLHKYFQSFESRQEALRQVPEGVSEEDWKWLVSYFENDEFKKRKEDVELSEIDMFELSRKSKKSGGLVNDKAKETLDKMRELQATTSMTSKEICEQELGYIPGHIRGRSATKKQAAEVERWRHEIEDSRKRADEAEK, encoded by the exons ATGCTGCTGTCAGCAAGAAGAAGAGGACGTACACGAAATCTATCATTATCAAAAAAAAGGGAGGCTAATGAGACGCTCAccattgaaattgatgattgtaTTCGGCGGATTGTTGGGAAGGATTCTCAATACTTCATCACAGAAGGGGGTTGTGTTGTTAGGAAGGCTGCTAGGCTTAATGTTCCAAAGTGGTCCCATCTCAATCCCGGTGACCGAGAAGGCATATACAGCACGGTTACG GATGACTTTCGATTTCCAGAGCACATCACCTCAAAAACTGCTATTAATAGGCAGTTAAACACACAATATCGAAACCATCGATATCGGCTTCACAAGTATTTCCAGAGTTTTGAATCAAGGCAAGAAGCATTGAGGCAAGTTCCTGAAGGTGTGAGTGAAGAAGATTGGAAGTGGCTGGTCAGCTActttgaaaatgatgaatttaaG aaaaggaaagaagatgtCGAGCTTTCAGAGATAGACATGTTTGAGTTAAGTCGAAAGTCAAAGAAGTCAGGGGGGCTGGTAAATGACAAAGCAAAAGAGACCTTG GACAAAATGAGGGAATTGCAGGCTACAACTTCAATGACTAGCAAGGAAATATGCGAGCAAGAACTTGGTTACATACCTGGACACATCCGCGGTCGTAGTGCAACCAAGAAGCAAGCTGCTGAGGTAGAACGCTGGAGGCATGAGATTGAGGACAGCCGAAAAAGAGCAGATGAAGCAGAAAAATGA